A portion of the Rubritalea squalenifaciens DSM 18772 genome contains these proteins:
- a CDS encoding collagen-like protein — protein MAEDDPCYFQDPDPELAVGPAGPQGEPGPEGPQGIQGIQGETGPAGPQGPQGVQGIQGEEGPMGPQGFTGATGPAGPMGPQGPQGDPGEDAVVDEESVNPIIVAYNAANGGTGSITFNRDGSPVATVNWVDGLVTTEGDLVVELDITTGPA, from the coding sequence ATGGCAGAAGACGATCCATGTTATTTTCAAGACCCTGACCCGGAATTGGCGGTCGGTCCTGCGGGGCCACAGGGCGAGCCGGGGCCTGAGGGGCCGCAGGGCATTCAAGGAATCCAGGGAGAGACCGGGCCGGCTGGCCCGCAGGGACCGCAGGGGGTTCAGGGCATCCAGGGGGAAGAGGGTCCGATGGGGCCACAGGGGTTTACCGGAGCCACGGGTCCGGCAGGCCCGATGGGTCCTCAGGGGCCGCAAGGCGATCCAGGTGAAGATGCCGTAGTCGATGAAGAAAGTGTGAATCCTATCATCGTGGCCTATAACGCCGCGAACGGAGGAACCGGGTCCATCACCTTCAACCGGGATGGAAGCCCTGTGGCTACAGTGAACTGGGTAGATGGGCTCGTGACTACCGAAGGTGATCTCGTGGTCGAACTCGATATAACCACAGGCCCAGCCTAA
- a CDS encoding cell wall assembly protein: MKIPDHILPYLKEISDRGSLYAGILKGDSKECLYHPFWVLDQIMESLDLREEWDVEDSMIPFYGDWHDLIAITKEGKVVELNDHREVTYEWDSFENFKESLIEEKDWKDEPSKGLNGIISSTFDF; this comes from the coding sequence ATGAAAATACCAGACCATATTTTACCCTACTTAAAAGAAATCTCAGACCGGGGTAGCCTCTACGCTGGAATACTAAAAGGTGATTCAAAAGAATGTCTCTACCACCCATTTTGGGTACTTGATCAGATCATGGAATCCTTAGACTTAAGGGAGGAATGGGATGTGGAAGATTCTATGATCCCCTTCTACGGCGACTGGCATGATCTTATTGCGATAACTAAAGAAGGAAAGGTAGTTGAATTGAATGACCACCGTGAAGTAACCTACGAGTGGGACAGCTTTGAGAATTTCAAGGAGTCACTCATTGAAGAGAAAGATTGGAAGGATGAACCGTCGAAAGGCCTCAATGGTATTATATCTTCCACATTCGACTTTTAA
- a CDS encoding DUF6882 domain-containing protein, whose amino-acid sequence MYYKKMIRAFLAMTLVVALSACDSKEEVEAVRVIDFDELSKESYEYLQAKQTEAQERFDLGAYERYDWNQEKMQLVWSDAGVPKVVADIQFVGSISTKSNTWLWSWANPTVLDQLSKDMVTVRDFGRTHGLEKLTNEKWPAEEVDGWEMTAIAAKILKAKGAYRSPANDGFTFMIFTDIQFADGQQPK is encoded by the coding sequence ATGTACTACAAGAAAATGATCCGCGCATTTCTAGCTATGACTCTCGTTGTTGCCTTATCGGCTTGCGACTCCAAAGAAGAGGTCGAGGCAGTTAGAGTCATCGACTTTGATGAACTGTCGAAAGAGTCCTACGAGTATTTGCAGGCCAAGCAGACTGAAGCCCAAGAGCGGTTCGATTTAGGTGCCTACGAACGCTATGATTGGAATCAAGAGAAGATGCAGCTCGTTTGGTCGGATGCGGGAGTTCCAAAAGTTGTCGCCGACATCCAGTTCGTTGGATCCATTTCTACAAAGTCGAATACGTGGCTTTGGTCGTGGGCGAACCCCACGGTTTTAGACCAATTGTCGAAGGATATGGTGACGGTTCGCGATTTCGGGCGTACACACGGACTTGAAAAGCTGACTAACGAAAAGTGGCCTGCGGAGGAAGTAGATGGCTGGGAGATGACCGCTATCGCAGCAAAGATCCTTAAAGCAAAGGGGGCATATCGCTCACCAGCTAACGACGGCTTCACCTTCATGATTTTCACCGATATCCAATTCGCGGATGGCCAGCAACCCAAGTAG
- a CDS encoding HEAT repeat domain-containing protein → MSFSKSPLIVIFVLLTATGATHADEPASLKESIARIHEVASAKKYYDLSEKEKALIKEISEIGPDALPHLAELLKHDKRAVTVVAAEAIEEIARGVDSIDAKFLPAILHGLDNDHSGLPNVLAKIRTKKARVEYLSRYLSDRTSPGNQYQNGFSWYGAEFLPSIVETIRSDSGLSSSDAYLLGAALRNFPEKDGKAAAQQLMKLVEDRNTKIQTKRAVLTMIGNLGPPALVVEDRILTIWENQQDFRSEAESALVGIRSKKTGVILADQLKSKPDLLLLRDIAEVGPAAESAGTQVAELLDHSDWELRLGAARTIGFIGYHGADARLVELVNEPSDVRLNWVAAETLGRLKSKDALKALNDAAKKHWHPAVRNTAKTAVSKIESNSNYELKHHKENFPFEYYDYEYMGIELPADYHIPAVVDPSSLSARQEAHPELIGKLTYPSEIVSYGASDEEEQKAEQGDDVIIAVNEGNMVEHRRKISVTPDVGIRVPKGWLLGSDRGEWGGELVFKGDDSEHYKILEENIDGIYKLGERYIAVTGLSHLTLNDGIIYELKFVDGKWRAERWRALPGAPRSSGQLKSGDVMVVTSGGGIVVLSANGDFRMAANTPKPERSTK, encoded by the coding sequence ATGAGCTTCTCCAAGAGTCCTCTGATCGTTATTTTTGTCCTTCTTACTGCAACCGGCGCCACCCATGCGGACGAGCCAGCCTCGCTCAAAGAGTCGATCGCTCGTATTCATGAAGTAGCCAGCGCAAAGAAATACTATGATCTCTCCGAGAAAGAGAAGGCGCTGATCAAGGAGATCTCCGAAATTGGCCCCGATGCGCTACCGCACTTGGCAGAATTGCTGAAGCACGACAAGAGGGCAGTCACCGTTGTCGCTGCAGAGGCGATCGAGGAGATTGCTAGAGGTGTCGACTCCATAGATGCGAAGTTTCTGCCAGCGATACTACACGGGCTCGACAACGACCATTCCGGGCTTCCGAATGTCCTGGCAAAGATACGGACAAAGAAGGCCAGAGTCGAATACCTTAGCCGTTACTTGAGTGATCGTACGTCGCCGGGTAATCAGTATCAAAATGGCTTCAGCTGGTATGGCGCAGAATTCCTACCGAGCATCGTTGAGACCATTCGCTCAGATAGCGGACTAAGTAGCAGCGATGCCTACCTTCTGGGCGCTGCCCTGAGGAACTTTCCTGAAAAAGACGGCAAAGCTGCGGCACAGCAGCTAATGAAGCTAGTGGAAGACCGGAATACCAAGATTCAAACGAAACGAGCGGTTTTAACGATGATCGGCAACCTGGGTCCCCCGGCTCTGGTGGTCGAAGACAGAATCCTAACGATTTGGGAGAACCAGCAGGACTTCAGGAGTGAGGCTGAGTCGGCCTTGGTCGGTATTCGTTCGAAGAAAACAGGCGTCATACTCGCGGACCAGCTCAAAAGTAAGCCCGATTTGCTACTGCTTCGGGACATTGCTGAAGTGGGACCCGCTGCCGAGAGTGCCGGCACCCAGGTCGCGGAGCTATTGGATCATTCGGACTGGGAGCTCCGACTGGGTGCAGCGCGTACGATTGGCTTCATCGGCTATCATGGTGCCGACGCGAGACTCGTCGAGCTGGTGAACGAGCCATCCGATGTCCGTTTGAACTGGGTAGCCGCAGAAACACTTGGCCGCCTCAAATCTAAAGATGCTCTGAAGGCGCTCAATGATGCGGCGAAGAAACACTGGCATCCAGCTGTGCGCAACACTGCGAAAACTGCCGTCAGCAAGATCGAATCCAACTCCAATTACGAGCTCAAGCATCACAAGGAGAATTTCCCTTTTGAGTATTATGACTATGAGTATATGGGCATCGAGTTGCCTGCAGACTACCACATACCGGCAGTCGTAGATCCCTCCAGCCTCAGCGCCCGGCAAGAAGCGCATCCCGAACTGATCGGGAAACTGACTTATCCGAGCGAGATTGTGAGCTACGGAGCCTCTGATGAGGAGGAGCAGAAGGCGGAGCAGGGAGACGACGTCATCATCGCCGTGAATGAAGGGAACATGGTTGAGCACCGACGGAAGATATCCGTGACGCCAGATGTGGGAATTCGTGTTCCCAAAGGGTGGCTGTTAGGATCGGATCGCGGCGAATGGGGTGGTGAGCTAGTGTTCAAAGGTGATGACTCCGAACACTACAAGATCCTGGAAGAGAATATAGACGGCATCTACAAATTGGGAGAGCGTTATATCGCCGTGACCGGTCTCTCGCATCTCACGCTTAACGACGGGATCATCTATGAACTGAAGTTTGTGGACGGGAAGTGGCGAGCGGAACGATGGCGAGCGTTGCCCGGAGCGCCGCGCAGCTCTGGCCAGCTAAAAAGCGGAGATGTCATGGTGGTGACGTCTGGCGGAGGTATTGTGGTCTTGTCTGCGAACGGTGATTTTAGAATGGCTGCTAACACGCCAAAGCCTGAGAGATCAACAAAATGA
- a CDS encoding Imm63 family immunity protein → MKDTSGGFSTTPQHDGTPHIELVGDEFHFVVTERGSEFERRRTRDADEILYWLFEGFTQGMATDYELKHRNESRDGREIWFPYQERLLANLNPEWGARKQEAHMRILRDHPKHQNNQANKPQHPTA, encoded by the coding sequence ATGAAGGACACTAGCGGTGGCTTCAGCACTACCCCTCAACACGATGGGACTCCGCACATCGAGCTGGTAGGCGACGAATTCCATTTTGTCGTCACAGAGCGTGGTTCCGAGTTCGAGAGACGGCGCACTAGGGATGCCGACGAGATCCTTTACTGGTTGTTCGAGGGATTCACTCAGGGGATGGCGACAGACTACGAGCTGAAGCATCGAAACGAGTCCCGAGACGGGCGTGAGATCTGGTTTCCCTACCAAGAGCGGCTTCTAGCGAATCTCAATCCAGAATGGGGCGCCAGGAAGCAGGAGGCTCATATGAGGATTCTTCGAGACCACCCAAAGCACCAAAACAACCAAGCGAACAAGCCGCAGCACCCAACCGCCTGA
- a CDS encoding DUF3592 domain-containing protein yields the protein MNPPIIIGALALIVAVCHEASWWKRRHWKRLPGRVVDVIKQTRRNKTSYHPVITYSSEKGDRQFTSKYGGNTHPKIGDAVVVMVSPDGESEEHYSISNRWFISGIAFCIGIVLLGKGIIEL from the coding sequence ATGAATCCACCTATCATCATTGGGGCGCTAGCGCTGATAGTTGCTGTTTGTCATGAAGCCTCATGGTGGAAGCGCAGACACTGGAAGCGGTTACCAGGTAGAGTCGTCGATGTCATCAAGCAGACAAGGCGAAACAAAACTTCATACCACCCTGTCATTACTTACTCATCTGAAAAAGGTGATCGGCAATTCACGTCTAAATATGGCGGTAACACTCACCCTAAGATCGGAGATGCTGTAGTGGTAATGGTATCACCTGACGGAGAATCAGAAGAGCACTATTCAATTTCGAATAGATGGTTCATTTCAGGTATTGCCTTTTGTATCGGCATAGTGCTTCTAGGTAAGGGTATTATAGAACTGTAG
- a CDS encoding phage capsid protein: MFTFSTATELVQHYQPQLPTMWNSLLQQTHNRLKEGVTIVPMSGKVKLIDQIQPTEFVEKTGRMEKTELDEMDMAKRAVYAKEFHKAIGFDEFDEIKLNNQTLPVPETMKELQSAYERKSEEIIIDGVLGTNYEGEQGVTAIELPTEQTIPLDFHYDGTTSNIGLSFDKFARLRRLAMENEAFGKGIKNGSDRLVLATNAAGIEDLYQDVYVHHKEYVTAVEAVRNGDIDSFLGVQILRTEQLPQRTVSSDLVTDCVAWVKSRVCYCPRNNYSVKMSVRDDLSEAIQIRAKFAAGATRLEEKGVWKLPCLVTA, from the coding sequence ATGTTCACATTTTCAACTGCGACAGAGCTGGTGCAGCATTACCAGCCACAGTTACCAACGATGTGGAACAGCCTTCTACAGCAGACGCATAACCGTCTGAAGGAGGGTGTGACCATCGTTCCGATGAGCGGCAAAGTAAAGCTCATCGATCAGATCCAGCCGACGGAGTTTGTCGAGAAGACAGGCCGAATGGAGAAGACCGAGCTGGATGAAATGGATATGGCGAAGCGCGCCGTGTATGCGAAGGAATTCCACAAGGCGATTGGCTTTGACGAGTTCGACGAGATCAAGCTGAACAACCAGACCTTGCCGGTTCCTGAGACGATGAAGGAGCTGCAGTCTGCCTACGAGCGTAAGTCCGAGGAGATCATCATCGATGGTGTGCTGGGGACGAACTACGAGGGCGAGCAGGGCGTGACAGCGATTGAGCTCCCTACGGAGCAGACGATCCCGCTGGATTTCCACTATGATGGAACCACCTCTAACATTGGCTTGAGCTTTGACAAGTTTGCGCGTCTCCGCCGCCTGGCGATGGAGAACGAGGCCTTTGGCAAGGGGATCAAGAATGGCTCCGACCGACTCGTGCTGGCCACGAATGCGGCGGGGATCGAGGATCTCTATCAGGATGTCTACGTGCACCACAAGGAGTACGTGACGGCTGTGGAGGCGGTGCGCAACGGGGATATCGATAGCTTCCTCGGGGTGCAGATCCTGCGTACCGAGCAGCTGCCGCAGCGTACGGTCTCCAGTGATCTGGTGACGGACTGTGTTGCCTGGGTGAAGTCCCGCGTGTGCTACTGCCCGCGTAACAACTACTCGGTGAAGATGAGCGTGCGTGATGACTTGAGCGAGGCGATCCAGATCCGTGCGAAGTTCGCCGCGGGTGCGACACGCCTGGAGGAGAAGGGCGTGTGGAAGCTGCCGTGTCTCGTGACTGCCTAA
- a CDS encoding sulfotransferase family 2 domain-containing protein: protein MDTREIRPRLGLGYWERLEWEEFQCMNAEYLYTYHQTPSGWYAKSTPKVACTSLKLALLAKRDAVKAEQVRGLLGSNSSAEFEHGMRLLHAADLLLKAPVADEVQRVALFRDPVARVVSAYSFYRKVPLGVIPRGMSFNRFLVYISREDPFSTDIHLRPQLMGVHEDTRLLPLTPEGVEEFEKLTGLELPRVNASEDKLRPSAEQVDFIKKLYRVDDAQWQRMHS, encoded by the coding sequence ATGGATACGAGAGAGATACGCCCGAGACTGGGGCTGGGATATTGGGAGCGGCTGGAGTGGGAGGAATTCCAGTGCATGAATGCTGAGTACCTCTATACCTACCACCAGACGCCCTCCGGCTGGTACGCGAAGTCCACGCCGAAGGTGGCCTGCACCAGCCTGAAGCTGGCGCTGCTGGCCAAGAGGGATGCGGTGAAAGCGGAGCAGGTGCGTGGGCTACTAGGGTCTAACAGTAGTGCGGAGTTCGAGCATGGCATGCGCCTGCTGCATGCGGCGGATCTGCTGCTGAAGGCTCCGGTGGCCGATGAGGTGCAGCGGGTGGCGCTCTTCCGTGATCCGGTGGCGCGTGTGGTGTCTGCTTACAGCTTTTACCGGAAGGTGCCGCTGGGGGTGATCCCGCGGGGGATGAGCTTCAACCGCTTCCTGGTGTACATCAGCCGAGAGGATCCATTCAGCACGGACATTCATTTGCGGCCGCAGCTGATGGGAGTTCATGAGGATACGCGCCTGCTGCCACTCACGCCTGAGGGTGTGGAGGAATTTGAAAAGCTTACCGGGCTGGAGCTGCCCCGGGTGAATGCCAGCGAGGACAAGCTCAGGCCATCTGCCGAGCAGGTGGACTTTATCAAGAAACTATACCGGGTGGATGACGCGCAGTGGCAGCGCATGCATTCCTAA
- a CDS encoding TIGR02594 family protein, translated as MKIPKTIDTRAELAVYLQQYALREHGFDPGPLDGIEGVRTRAALADACQQHLDAAGLTKVPAYAERAQEYLGLSEVPGAESNRTILGWIRSFFSWAKDDGELAWCAIFINTMLAKSGIRGTGSAAARSFLQWGEPVEKPRKGDIVVFWRGSRQGWQGHVGLYWGEAGSEHIYCLGGNQANRVSIAKYPRSRVLGYRREAGNDTQ; from the coding sequence ATGAAGATACCGAAGACAATCGATACCCGCGCGGAGCTTGCCGTTTACTTGCAGCAGTACGCGCTACGCGAGCATGGCTTTGATCCGGGGCCGCTCGATGGCATAGAGGGTGTGCGCACCCGTGCCGCGCTGGCGGATGCCTGCCAGCAGCATCTGGATGCCGCAGGTCTAACAAAGGTTCCTGCCTACGCCGAGCGAGCGCAGGAATACCTGGGGCTGAGTGAGGTGCCTGGTGCGGAGAGCAACCGGACGATCCTGGGCTGGATCCGTTCCTTTTTCTCCTGGGCAAAGGACGATGGCGAGCTGGCCTGGTGTGCCATTTTTATCAATACCATGCTGGCGAAGTCCGGCATTCGCGGCACGGGCAGCGCGGCGGCGCGCTCGTTCCTGCAGTGGGGAGAGCCGGTGGAGAAGCCGCGCAAGGGAGACATCGTCGTCTTCTGGCGCGGCTCACGCCAGGGCTGGCAGGGGCATGTGGGTCTTTACTGGGGTGAGGCAGGCAGCGAGCACATTTACTGTCTGGGCGGCAACCAGGCAAACCGCGTCTCGATCGCCAAGTATCCGCGAAGCCGGGTGCTGGGATACAGGAGGGAGGCGGGAAATGACACTCAGTGA
- a CDS encoding SMI1/KNR4 family protein, which produces MFVTKDQTEEIINLIWDREQYCLVAAGDSAPSKKELKEFASGYGVKLPSEYLAHASNSWGGLYLEVREEFWPRHKAGDVGPFWSFLYGVFVHAYSSEAPEWMQMRPAADEFKEMGHRVIPFLKVIGDADVYCFDKSGHIQRWFHEEDTFEPYDGSFFDLLRYEFLELEDRRKQKLGEQGAAPKP; this is translated from the coding sequence ATGTTCGTCACCAAAGATCAGACTGAGGAGATTATTAACCTTATCTGGGATCGGGAGCAATACTGCCTCGTCGCGGCTGGGGATTCAGCCCCGTCTAAGAAAGAGCTCAAGGAGTTTGCTTCTGGGTATGGCGTGAAATTGCCGAGTGAGTATCTCGCACACGCGTCGAATTCATGGGGCGGCCTCTACCTAGAGGTTCGAGAGGAGTTCTGGCCTCGGCACAAGGCAGGTGATGTCGGGCCGTTCTGGAGTTTCCTCTATGGCGTGTTCGTCCATGCCTACAGCTCTGAAGCACCGGAATGGATGCAGATGCGCCCTGCAGCAGATGAATTCAAAGAGATGGGTCATCGAGTAATCCCGTTTCTTAAGGTCATTGGAGATGCGGACGTCTACTGTTTCGATAAGAGCGGGCACATTCAGCGGTGGTTTCACGAAGAAGACACTTTCGAACCCTATGACGGTAGTTTCTTCGATCTGCTTCGATATGAGTTTCTCGAACTGGAAGACCGACGAAAACAAAAACTGGGAGAACAGGGCGCGGCACCCAAGCCCTGA